One genomic segment of Tursiops truncatus isolate mTurTru1 chromosome 11, mTurTru1.mat.Y, whole genome shotgun sequence includes these proteins:
- the LOC101329002 gene encoding killer cell lectin-like receptor subfamily F member 1: MAGDIIYADIKHSSSEHSSSRQRSDSHHHGIFLKVECAMIIILLVIVIVLSIFVIQFKSARHTKVNNESKEKYCTGQNKSETSTSIGCFNSSTASKSCPSEDWKLHGGKCYWVAKSEKSWNESKNDCVMKNSHLMVIQDFIDMSFLWRNLQASASYWVGLRIPPGEELWTWVDNSTFDPQLFSEKKKKPRTRSMKCVLVSYTEITEESCEKHHQWICQL; encoded by the exons ATGGCTGGAGATATAATCTATGCTGATATCAAACATTCATCTTCAGAACATTCATCTTCACGTCAGAGATCTG ATTCTCACCACCATGGAATTTTCCTGAAAGTTGAATGTGCAATGATTATCATCCTTCTTGTAATAGTAATTGTGCTGAGCATTTTTG tTATCCAGTTCAAATCTGCAAGACATACTAAAGTAAATAAtgaatcaaaagagaaatactgtacTGGGCAAAATAAATCTGAAACAAGCACCTCAATAG GTTGTTTCAACTCTTCTACTGCTAGTAAATCATGCCCCTCTGAAGACTGGAAGCTACATGGGGGGAAATGTTACTGGGTTGCTAAAAGTGAGAAATCTTGGAATGAAAGTAAAAATGACTGTGTCATGAAAAATTCACATCTCATGGTGATCCAAGACTTCATTGATATG AGTTTCCTATGGCGGAACCTACAGGCTTCAGCCTCTTATTGGGTTGGTTTGAGGATCCCTCCTGGAGAGGAATTATGGACCTGGGTGGACAATAGCACTTTTGACCCCCAGCT gttttcagagaaaaaaaaaaagccacggACCAGGAGTATGAAATGTGTCCTGGTGTCTTATACTGAGATAACTGAAGAAAGTTGTGAGAAACATCATCAGTGGATTTGTCAACTGTAA